A section of the Amycolatopsis sp. AA4 genome encodes:
- a CDS encoding alpha-ketoacid dehydrogenase subunit beta, with protein sequence MPETKKLSYAEAVNAALRRALDERPEALLFGEDVGKPGGVFGVTKGLHKQFGERVFDTPISESAILGGAVGSAMFGRRPIVEIMWVDFSLVALDQLVNQAANVRYVSRGALSAPITVRTQQGSAPGACAQHSQSLEAFFAHVPGLRVCLPATHQDAYDLLLSAIWCDDPVVVIENRTLYHAGKEEVEIGGPIPEIGGAAVRRPGRDVTVLTWGAMQHRVLEAAERLSADGIDAEVVDARWVRPLDLDAVLESVRRTGRLVVAHEAHTVGGFGGEVVAAVAESGVPLHSPPVRVGAPDARIPAAPVLAGAVIPTADVIAEAIARTVRA encoded by the coding sequence ATGCCTGAGACCAAGAAACTGTCCTACGCCGAGGCAGTCAACGCCGCGTTGCGCCGCGCGCTCGACGAGCGGCCCGAAGCGCTGCTGTTCGGCGAGGACGTCGGCAAGCCCGGTGGCGTGTTCGGCGTGACCAAGGGGCTGCACAAGCAATTCGGCGAGCGCGTTTTCGACACTCCGATCTCGGAGTCGGCGATCCTCGGCGGCGCGGTCGGGTCGGCGATGTTCGGGCGACGCCCGATCGTCGAGATCATGTGGGTCGACTTTTCCCTGGTCGCGCTGGACCAGCTGGTCAACCAGGCGGCGAATGTCCGCTACGTGTCGCGCGGGGCGTTGTCCGCGCCGATCACCGTCCGCACCCAGCAGGGCAGCGCGCCGGGCGCGTGCGCGCAGCATTCGCAGAGCCTGGAAGCGTTCTTCGCGCACGTGCCGGGTCTGCGCGTCTGCCTGCCCGCCACCCACCAGGACGCCTACGACCTCCTTCTTTCCGCCATCTGGTGCGACGATCCAGTAGTCGTGATCGAGAATCGCACGCTGTATCACGCGGGCAAGGAAGAGGTCGAGATCGGCGGCCCGATCCCGGAAATCGGCGGTGCCGCCGTGCGCCGGCCCGGCAGGGACGTCACGGTGCTGACCTGGGGCGCCATGCAGCACCGGGTTCTCGAAGCCGCCGAACGGCTTTCCGCCGACGGCATCGACGCCGAAGTCGTCGACGCGCGCTGGGTCCGTCCGCTCGACCTCGACGCGGTCCTGGAAAGCGTGCGCCGCACCGGCCGGCTCGTGGTCGCCCACGAGGCGCACACGGTCGGCGGATTCGGCGGCGAGGTGGTGGCCGCCGTCGCCGAATCCGGCGTGCCGCTGCACAGCCCGCCGGTGCGGGTCGGCGCGCCCGACGCCCGCATCCCCGCCGCCCCGGTCCTCGCCGGCGCGGTCATCCCGACCGCCGACGTGATCGCCGAAGCCATCGCCCGAACCGTCCGCGCCTGA
- a CDS encoding acetoacetate decarboxylase family protein translates to MPPVLPAVSMPAFAPLYGVGAESVDLRWLTVEYRTDPQVLAEVLPAPLAPTDDPRVAVWVAEFLGAEFRLPDGTVERRPPYLQAGVCVQCRRHEEVGAYPLTFFIEGLNHGTLGREIFGLPKKQARAVTLDEDGSSATGRIVTANGIEVVTVTAQAARRHSEIDPIPDWFASHFPLKLIPSAEGTGYDISRLVRVPFRTSQPGEGWEGTADVVLRPSTSDPISTLPRTEVVRARYGRVRLEVGFGTYLDHVDRIPVLGTPDWGAAAEKASVR, encoded by the coding sequence ATGCCCCCTGTTCTTCCCGCGGTGTCCATGCCCGCGTTCGCGCCGCTGTACGGCGTCGGCGCGGAATCGGTGGACCTGCGCTGGCTCACCGTCGAATACCGCACCGATCCCCAGGTGCTCGCCGAAGTCCTCCCCGCGCCGCTTGCGCCGACCGACGATCCGCGCGTCGCCGTCTGGGTCGCCGAGTTCCTCGGCGCGGAGTTCCGCCTGCCCGACGGCACGGTGGAACGACGTCCGCCGTATCTGCAGGCCGGCGTCTGCGTCCAGTGCCGCCGCCACGAGGAGGTGGGCGCGTATCCGCTCACGTTCTTCATCGAAGGCCTCAACCACGGCACGCTCGGCCGGGAAATCTTCGGGCTGCCCAAGAAACAAGCCCGTGCCGTGACGCTCGACGAGGACGGTTCCTCGGCAACCGGCCGGATCGTGACCGCGAACGGCATCGAGGTCGTCACCGTCACCGCGCAGGCTGCCCGGCGGCACTCCGAGATCGATCCGATCCCGGACTGGTTCGCCAGCCACTTCCCCCTGAAGCTCATCCCGAGCGCCGAAGGCACCGGCTACGACATCAGCCGCCTGGTGCGCGTCCCGTTCCGGACCTCGCAGCCCGGCGAAGGCTGGGAAGGCACCGCCGACGTCGTACTGCGACCGTCCACTTCGGACCCGATCAGCACCCTGCCCCGCACCGAAGTCGTCCGCGCCCGGTACGGCCGGGTCCGGCTCGAGGTCGGCTTCGGCACATACCTCGACCACGTCGACCGGATCCCGGTCCTCGGCACCCCGGACTGGGGCGCCGCGGCGGAGAAAGCGAGCGTCCGATGA
- a CDS encoding cytosine permease: MTEAWAENREDYALRPVPSSYQKWSVPSLFGVMFGITTAMFFFSWGGTLVRAYGTANLVIGLVIATVIVGALAYLWTSAASRSGLGSDLLTRGAGFGFLGSTVTSLIFAVNSVLFFAFEGSIMANAVMAQWPSVPPWVVYAGTGAVFIPLTWYGLRLVNILMWVTLPVFAVFMALTVWHAAHTPVDVGFWSYRPAGGADATAGPPVLQLLAAAFGVAGTIPVAADFGRFIPAKRRRLGSFVVGPVFAAVTFLGPTLLGAWLSLRFGETDPGKYLPDVFGVWGVLFVVTTQLRINLSNAYSGSLQFAGFFCRVFGVTPGRHWFVVLTVVLGAAAMFGDLYSRLNAVLTFGGVFMLAWIACVVADMTINKRLLRLSPPHFEYRRSRLPAFNPVGLGAIAGALIVSAPPAFGLFGPLGMTLAPFIAAAAAFVLVPAIALATKGRYYTVASTAGDIVAEDLVKCVVCSEPHASADFVSCPFHRGSVCSVCCAAERACRSVCKTASVALERTPA, translated from the coding sequence ATGACCGAAGCGTGGGCCGAAAACCGCGAGGACTACGCGCTGCGCCCGGTGCCGTCGAGTTACCAGAAGTGGAGCGTGCCGTCGCTGTTCGGCGTCATGTTCGGCATCACCACCGCGATGTTCTTCTTCTCCTGGGGCGGCACGCTGGTGCGCGCCTACGGGACCGCGAATCTCGTGATCGGGCTGGTGATCGCCACCGTCATCGTCGGCGCGCTGGCTTACCTGTGGACCAGCGCCGCGTCCCGCAGCGGGCTCGGGTCCGACCTGCTCACCCGCGGCGCCGGGTTCGGCTTCCTCGGCTCGACCGTGACGTCGCTGATCTTCGCGGTGAACTCGGTGCTGTTCTTCGCCTTCGAGGGCTCGATCATGGCGAACGCGGTGATGGCGCAGTGGCCGTCGGTGCCGCCGTGGGTCGTGTACGCCGGTACGGGCGCGGTGTTCATCCCGCTGACCTGGTACGGCCTGCGGCTGGTGAACATCCTGATGTGGGTGACGCTGCCGGTGTTCGCGGTGTTCATGGCGCTGACCGTCTGGCACGCCGCGCACACGCCGGTCGACGTCGGCTTCTGGTCCTACCGCCCGGCCGGCGGCGCGGATGCGACGGCCGGTCCGCCGGTGCTGCAATTGCTCGCCGCCGCGTTCGGCGTCGCCGGGACCATCCCGGTCGCCGCGGACTTCGGCCGGTTCATCCCGGCGAAACGCCGCCGTCTCGGGTCCTTTGTGGTCGGCCCGGTGTTCGCCGCGGTGACCTTCCTCGGCCCGACGCTGCTGGGCGCGTGGCTGTCGCTGCGGTTCGGCGAAACCGACCCCGGCAAGTACCTGCCCGACGTGTTCGGCGTGTGGGGCGTGCTGTTCGTCGTCACCACGCAGCTGCGGATCAACCTGAGCAACGCTTACTCCGGCTCGCTGCAGTTCGCCGGGTTCTTCTGCCGGGTGTTCGGCGTGACGCCCGGACGGCACTGGTTCGTGGTGCTCACCGTGGTCCTGGGCGCGGCCGCGATGTTCGGCGACCTCTACAGCCGGCTCAACGCGGTGCTCACCTTCGGCGGCGTGTTCATGCTCGCGTGGATCGCCTGCGTGGTCGCGGACATGACGATCAACAAGCGGTTGCTGCGGCTGTCTCCCCCGCACTTCGAGTACCGCCGTTCGCGGCTGCCCGCGTTCAACCCGGTCGGGCTCGGCGCCATCGCCGGCGCGCTGATCGTCTCGGCTCCCCCGGCCTTCGGGCTGTTCGGGCCGCTGGGCATGACGCTGGCCCCGTTCATCGCCGCGGCTGCCGCATTTGTGCTGGTGCCCGCGATCGCGCTCGCCACGAAGGGCCGGTACTACACCGTCGCCTCGACCGCCGGGGACATCGTCGCCGAGGACCTCGTGAAG
- a CDS encoding thiamine pyrophosphate-dependent dehydrogenase E1 component subunit alpha: MPETAALLRHFEAMQRIRSFEEEVARLRGTGDIVGSVHLCNGQEAVYVGACAALDLERDAVFPTYRGHGWTLACGAPPRALFAELLGRQTGINGGRGGSAYLTAPSHGMYGENSIVGAGAPIAAGAALAATFDGSGRVSLAAFGDGALNQGAVHEAMNFAAVRRLPVIFLVENNHYSELTPIADMVRIDKLFRRASAYGMPGARIDGNDPEAVRSAVAEAVRRARDGEGPVLLEAMTQRIVGHYIGDAQHYRPAGELEAATAAEPIGALVWQLLSVGVAQSEVDTIVERVHREIADASAQALADPIADPATVLELLYA; this comes from the coding sequence ATGCCCGAAACCGCCGCCCTGCTGCGCCATTTCGAGGCGATGCAGCGCATCCGTTCCTTCGAAGAGGAAGTCGCCCGCCTGCGCGGGACCGGCGACATCGTCGGGTCGGTCCACCTGTGCAACGGCCAGGAGGCCGTCTACGTCGGAGCCTGCGCCGCGCTCGACCTCGAACGCGACGCGGTGTTCCCCACCTACCGCGGCCACGGCTGGACGCTCGCCTGCGGTGCCCCGCCGCGCGCATTGTTCGCCGAACTTCTCGGCCGCCAAACCGGAATCAACGGCGGCCGCGGCGGTTCCGCGTACCTGACCGCTCCGTCGCACGGGATGTACGGCGAGAATTCGATCGTCGGCGCCGGTGCCCCGATCGCCGCCGGAGCCGCGCTAGCCGCCACCTTCGACGGTTCCGGCCGGGTCTCACTCGCCGCGTTCGGCGACGGCGCGCTCAACCAGGGCGCGGTGCACGAAGCGATGAACTTCGCCGCCGTACGCCGCCTGCCGGTGATTTTCCTGGTGGAGAACAACCATTATTCCGAACTGACACCCATCGCCGACATGGTGCGCATCGACAAGCTCTTCCGGCGCGCGTCCGCCTACGGCATGCCCGGCGCGCGGATCGACGGCAACGACCCCGAAGCCGTCCGCTCCGCCGTCGCCGAGGCGGTCCGCCGCGCCCGCGACGGCGAAGGTCCGGTCCTGCTCGAAGCCATGACCCAGCGCATCGTCGGCCACTACATCGGCGACGCCCAGCACTACCGGCCCGCCGGGGAACTCGAAGCGGCCACCGCCGCGGAACCCATCGGTGCCCTGGTATGGCAACTCCTCTCGGTCGGCGTCGCACAGTCCGAAGTGGACACCATCGTCGAACGCGTCCACCGCGAGATCGCCGACGCCTCCGCCCAAGCCCTCGCCGACCCGATCGCCGACCCCGCAACCGTTCTGGAGCTCCTCTATGCCTGA
- a CDS encoding IclR family transcriptional regulator, which yields MADGSATVLHTLERGLQVLEAVAAADGSATAKVLSRQLGIKIGTCYHLLRTLVAGGYLLRLPGGRYDVGPRAASLSRHLQRRSGPSPELALILTRLHNKTQETSYVAGWHHGTLTLQHFLSGLHTLNVGNLDVGYTGSMHARASCKAVLAFLPEEQVAAMFDGVPMEPVTPNTITDYEALAADLAAIRRRGYALDLEEFSAGVCCVAAPFFGEGGVPAGAFTVSVPQPRFVERQAWLVKEVREAAVMASGLLRTGRLVVPTPEQSAWSGRDVS from the coding sequence ATGGCTGACGGCTCGGCCACGGTCCTGCACACGCTGGAGCGCGGTCTGCAAGTGCTCGAAGCGGTCGCGGCGGCCGACGGTTCGGCGACGGCGAAGGTGCTGAGCCGCCAGCTCGGCATCAAGATCGGCACCTGCTACCACCTGCTCCGCACCCTCGTCGCGGGCGGCTACCTGCTGCGCCTGCCCGGCGGGCGCTACGACGTCGGTCCGCGGGCGGCGTCGCTGAGCCGCCATCTGCAGCGGCGGTCCGGCCCGTCGCCGGAGCTGGCGCTGATCCTCACCCGGCTGCACAACAAGACCCAGGAAACGTCGTACGTCGCCGGCTGGCACCACGGAACGCTTACCCTGCAGCACTTCCTGTCCGGCCTGCACACGCTGAACGTCGGCAACCTCGACGTCGGCTACACCGGCAGCATGCACGCCCGCGCGTCGTGCAAGGCCGTGCTCGCCTTCCTGCCCGAGGAGCAGGTGGCCGCGATGTTCGACGGCGTGCCGATGGAACCGGTCACGCCCAACACGATCACCGACTACGAAGCGCTCGCGGCCGACCTCGCCGCGATCCGCCGCCGCGGCTACGCCTTGGACCTGGAGGAATTCAGCGCCGGGGTGTGCTGCGTCGCCGCCCCGTTCTTCGGCGAGGGCGGCGTCCCGGCGGGCGCGTTCACCGTTTCCGTTCCCCAGCCCCGTTTTGTCGAACGCCAGGCGTGGCTGGTCAAGGAAGTGCGCGAGGCGGCCGTGATGGCCAGCGGCCTGCTGCGCACCGGACGGCTGGTCGTGCCCACGCCCGAACAGTCGGCGTGGTCCGGCCGCGACGTTTCCTGA
- a CDS encoding MFS transporter — protein sequence MTTAAAPARTTITRAQRTSIIAACIGNFIEWYEFVLYGYLASTIAVLYFPVADPAAGLLLTFAVFGVSFVVRPLGGVVFGYIGDRYGRRSALSAIILLISLGTALMAVVPPYASIGVAAPILILVLRLAQGLSAGGEWTGAVSYIIESAPPGKRAYYGSWQTITIVLGMMVAGLSSLLCTELLSPADLQSWGWRIPFLAALPLGLVGLYLRLRLGETPAYTELAAEDKHERAPLRATLRHDWRSMVRIAALVCSPTMCTYVLLVYGPTYLATVLHVPPGRAKIAGFAAMTILIVLTVVFARMCDRIGRKPFLIAGAAWVLVTAPLGFFLLHRASLGFLIAGLGVMVVGEALMLGPQPALFAELFPTARRYSGVGIGYNAGVVLFGGAGPLVATAILEATGSTYAPAWYLAGGALISLVAAFLTPETRHNSLQGGTP from the coding sequence ATGACCACCGCGGCGGCCCCGGCCCGGACCACGATCACCCGCGCCCAGCGCACGTCGATCATCGCCGCGTGCATCGGGAACTTCATCGAGTGGTACGAATTCGTCCTCTACGGCTACCTCGCCTCCACGATCGCCGTCCTCTACTTCCCGGTCGCCGACCCGGCCGCCGGGCTGCTGCTGACCTTCGCGGTGTTCGGCGTCAGCTTCGTGGTGCGCCCGCTCGGCGGCGTCGTGTTCGGCTACATCGGCGACCGGTACGGCCGCCGCAGCGCGCTGTCGGCGATCATCCTGCTGATCTCGCTGGGCACCGCGCTCATGGCGGTGGTGCCGCCGTACGCGTCCATCGGCGTCGCCGCCCCGATCCTGATCCTCGTGCTGCGGCTGGCCCAGGGCCTGTCCGCGGGCGGCGAATGGACCGGCGCGGTCTCCTACATCATCGAAAGCGCGCCACCGGGCAAACGCGCGTACTACGGCAGCTGGCAGACCATCACGATCGTGCTCGGCATGATGGTCGCCGGGCTGTCCAGCCTGCTGTGCACCGAACTGCTGAGCCCGGCGGACCTCCAGTCGTGGGGCTGGCGGATCCCGTTCCTGGCGGCGCTGCCGCTCGGGCTGGTCGGGCTGTACCTGCGGCTGCGGCTCGGCGAAACCCCGGCGTACACCGAACTCGCCGCCGAGGACAAGCACGAGCGCGCGCCGCTGCGGGCGACGCTGCGGCACGACTGGCGCTCGATGGTCCGCATCGCCGCGCTCGTCTGCTCGCCCACCATGTGCACGTACGTGCTGCTCGTGTACGGGCCCACCTACCTGGCCACCGTCCTGCACGTGCCGCCGGGCCGGGCCAAGATCGCCGGGTTCGCCGCGATGACGATCCTGATCGTGCTCACCGTCGTCTTCGCGCGGATGTGCGACCGGATCGGCCGCAAGCCGTTCCTCATCGCCGGGGCGGCGTGGGTCCTCGTGACCGCTCCGCTCGGATTCTTCCTGCTGCACCGCGCTTCGCTCGGCTTCCTGATCGCCGGCCTCGGCGTCATGGTGGTCGGCGAGGCGCTGATGCTCGGACCGCAGCCGGCGCTGTTCGCCGAGCTGTTCCCCACCGCCCGCCGCTACAGCGGGGTCGGAATCGGCTACAACGCGGGCGTCGTCCTCTTCGGCGGCGCCGGACCCTTGGTCGCCACAGCGATCCTCGAAGCGACCGGAAGCACCTACGCGCCCGCCTGGTACCTCGCCGGCGGCGCGCTGATCAGCCTGGTCGCGGCGTTCCTGACGCCCGAGACCCGGCACAACTCCCTCCAGGGAGGAACGCCATGA